Proteins from a single region of Streptomyces sp. TN58:
- a CDS encoding SagB family peptide dehydrogenase produces MGHAHVYAHEIMHRGRVPMEPVDFVPDWADRPRKAKFHPDAETFPLPPSPAGPPRTAPGRSAPGFTLSLLSGMLRDSYGLTGRRLAVQANTDLAALPHYTHANWSRGTASGGGLYPVAVHWAAGPGGPLTPGLYHYAPHQHGLRRLLAGDVTGDVREAVGAGAGDAGQAAQYLVLSVKYWQNAFKYNSFSFHAVSMDVGALVQTWRLWAARYGLRIDPLLWFDEERLARLLGVEAEEEGVFAVVPLAWQGAPAPAEGGATGATARHRDVERSRRVIEFDALRRIHRATAGRAADRPAPEALDAAAAHPPRGADPLPLPVPPEPPAGTGRALRERRSSFGRFDASRPVTAGELAAALADCAATRFGTEAEHPAGPSLTSLYAFVNHVEGVAPGAYAYDPAAHTLRLVKPGPPGSFLQRNYFLSNYNLEQAGAVLVPTVRTTAVLDGVGDRGYRLVGGAVGAVAQTFYTTAAAFGLGAGVALGFDNISYIEELGLTGTDEAPLLIMLLGRERPRPAEFRHEIACGGEGR; encoded by the coding sequence ATGGGCCACGCCCATGTCTACGCCCACGAGATCATGCACCGTGGCAGGGTGCCGATGGAGCCCGTCGACTTCGTCCCCGACTGGGCCGACCGGCCCCGCAAGGCCAAGTTCCACCCGGACGCCGAGACGTTCCCGCTGCCTCCCTCGCCGGCCGGGCCCCCGCGCACCGCGCCGGGACGGTCCGCGCCCGGCTTCACCCTGTCGCTGCTGTCCGGGATGCTCAGGGACTCGTACGGGCTGACCGGCCGGCGCCTCGCGGTCCAGGCCAACACCGACCTGGCTGCCCTGCCGCACTACACGCACGCCAACTGGTCGCGCGGCACGGCCTCGGGCGGCGGCCTGTACCCGGTGGCCGTCCACTGGGCCGCCGGTCCGGGCGGACCGCTGACCCCCGGCCTCTACCACTACGCACCGCACCAGCACGGGCTGCGCCGGCTCCTGGCGGGTGACGTCACGGGCGACGTCCGGGAGGCCGTCGGCGCGGGGGCGGGCGACGCCGGGCAGGCGGCGCAGTACCTCGTCCTCAGCGTCAAGTACTGGCAGAACGCCTTCAAGTACAACAGCTTCTCCTTCCACGCCGTCAGCATGGACGTGGGCGCCCTCGTACAGACCTGGCGGCTGTGGGCGGCGCGGTACGGGCTGCGGATCGACCCGCTGCTGTGGTTCGACGAGGAGAGGCTGGCCCGGCTGCTGGGCGTGGAAGCCGAGGAGGAGGGCGTCTTCGCCGTCGTCCCGCTGGCCTGGCAGGGTGCGCCGGCGCCCGCCGAAGGCGGCGCGACGGGCGCCACCGCGCGCCATCGGGACGTCGAACGCTCCCGCCGCGTCATCGAGTTCGACGCCCTGCGCCGCATCCACCGGGCGACGGCCGGGCGGGCCGCCGACCGCCCGGCGCCGGAAGCCCTGGACGCGGCCGCCGCCCACCCGCCGCGTGGCGCCGATCCCCTGCCGCTGCCCGTTCCCCCGGAACCGCCGGCCGGCACCGGCCGCGCCCTGCGCGAGCGCCGCAGCAGCTTCGGCCGCTTCGACGCCTCCCGCCCGGTCACGGCCGGCGAGCTCGCCGCCGCGCTGGCCGACTGCGCGGCCACCCGGTTCGGGACCGAGGCGGAGCACCCCGCCGGTCCGTCCCTGACCTCGCTGTACGCCTTCGTCAACCACGTCGAGGGCGTCGCCCCGGGCGCGTACGCCTACGACCCCGCCGCCCACACCCTGCGCCTGGTCAAGCCGGGACCGCCCGGCTCCTTCCTCCAGCGCAACTACTTCCTCTCCAACTACAACCTGGAGCAGGCCGGCGCCGTGCTCGTCCCCACGGTCCGCACCACCGCCGTACTGGACGGCGTCGGCGACCGCGGCTACCGGCTCGTGGGAGGCGCCGTCGGCGCCGTCGCCCAGACCTTCTACACCACGGCCGCGGCCTTCGGACTGGGCGCCGGAGTGGCCCTCGGCTTCGACAACATCTCCTACATCGAGGAGCTGGGGCTGACCGGCACCGACGAGGCACCCCTGCTGATCATGCTGCTCGGCCGTGAACGCCCCCGGCCGGCCGAATTCCGCCACGAGATCGCCTGTGGGGGAGAGGGACGATGA
- a CDS encoding TOMM precursor leader peptide-binding protein, whose protein sequence is MTTTDPLTTTDRPTTADPLAGPPTAAGPLTACDPGLSHTLGPEAAARFAARLDRVLAALGGPPATLTPLGAGDAFIRPAPAETPAGSRAGAVPVHLYGHQAVVGPPGGCARCLERRWQAVRSVALRDALELGGGTRPAGDWPYAHPFAADALAALMTAAREPRPGAPGPGGVFPDVRLLDLRTGLVRRYPLVPDPECPGCATPYEDTADAAVPELPPAPKHRPGVFRTRPVESYGIDVAAFANPLCGALGPSLVQDVSSTSTSATIGCFSMRSGAYLRETFWGGHTDSFARSAHVGVLEGLERYAGMRARARTTSVTGSLTRFGADAVDPRETGLYSDAFHRDNPRVRPFDPDREIAWVWGWSLRDRVPRLVPEILTYYHAPGLENRFVQESSNGCASGGSFAEAAYFGLMEVVERDAFLLTWYGRQPLPEIDPASSSRPSTRAMVDRLAMYGYRARFFDTRITFPVPVVTAVAERFDGGPGRMCFGAGAGLDPESALASALCEIATDAVNLPGRTERDETRLRAMAADFDLVTALHDHPLVYGIPEMGGHADFLLRGPGPGRGRPRTVAELAWPDAWGAPASDDVRTDLERCVAAVAAEGFDVVVVDQTMPEQRALGLHTVSVLVPGLLPIDFGWSRQRALGMPRMRTGLFAAGLRERPLEPGDLNPAPHPFP, encoded by the coding sequence ATGACGACAACTGACCCCCTGACCACAACCGACCGCCCGACGACAGCTGATCCCCTGGCGGGTCCGCCTACGGCCGCCGGTCCGCTGACCGCCTGCGACCCCGGCCTCTCCCACACCCTCGGCCCCGAGGCCGCGGCCCGCTTCGCCGCCCGGCTGGACCGTGTCCTCGCCGCGCTGGGCGGGCCCCCGGCCACGCTCACCCCCCTCGGTGCCGGCGACGCCTTCATCCGGCCCGCCCCCGCCGAGACCCCCGCCGGCAGCCGGGCCGGCGCCGTGCCCGTGCACCTGTACGGGCACCAGGCGGTCGTCGGGCCGCCCGGCGGCTGCGCCCGCTGCCTGGAACGCCGCTGGCAGGCCGTTCGGTCCGTCGCGCTCCGCGACGCCCTCGAACTCGGCGGCGGCACCCGGCCCGCCGGGGACTGGCCGTACGCGCACCCCTTCGCCGCCGACGCGCTGGCCGCCCTGATGACGGCCGCCCGGGAACCACGCCCCGGCGCCCCCGGGCCCGGCGGCGTCTTCCCCGACGTCCGCCTCCTGGACCTGCGGACCGGCCTCGTACGCCGGTACCCGCTGGTCCCCGACCCGGAGTGCCCGGGCTGCGCCACCCCGTACGAGGACACCGCCGACGCGGCCGTGCCCGAACTGCCGCCCGCGCCGAAACACCGGCCCGGCGTGTTCCGTACCCGGCCCGTCGAGTCGTACGGCATCGACGTGGCGGCCTTCGCGAACCCGCTGTGCGGGGCACTGGGGCCCTCCCTCGTCCAGGACGTCTCGTCGACCTCCACCTCCGCCACCATCGGCTGCTTCTCCATGCGCTCGGGCGCGTACCTGCGCGAGACGTTCTGGGGCGGCCACACCGACTCCTTCGCGCGCAGCGCCCACGTCGGGGTCCTGGAAGGCCTGGAGCGCTACGCCGGGATGCGGGCGCGCGCCCGGACCACGAGCGTCACCGGCTCCCTGACGCGGTTCGGCGCCGACGCCGTCGACCCGCGGGAGACCGGCCTCTACAGCGATGCCTTCCACCGGGACAACCCGCGCGTACGCCCCTTCGACCCCGACCGGGAGATCGCCTGGGTGTGGGGCTGGTCGCTGCGCGACCGGGTGCCCCGCCTGGTCCCGGAGATCCTGACGTACTACCACGCCCCGGGCCTTGAGAACCGGTTCGTGCAGGAGAGCTCCAACGGCTGCGCCTCCGGCGGCAGCTTCGCCGAGGCCGCCTACTTCGGCCTGATGGAGGTCGTCGAACGCGACGCGTTCCTGCTCACCTGGTACGGGCGCCAGCCGCTGCCCGAGATCGACCCGGCGAGCAGTTCCCGGCCCTCGACCCGGGCGATGGTCGACCGGCTGGCGATGTACGGCTACCGGGCCCGGTTCTTCGACACCCGCATCACCTTCCCCGTCCCCGTCGTGACGGCGGTCGCCGAACGGTTCGACGGCGGTCCCGGCCGGATGTGCTTCGGCGCCGGCGCCGGCCTCGACCCCGAGTCCGCCCTGGCCTCGGCCCTGTGCGAGATCGCCACGGACGCCGTCAACCTGCCCGGGCGCACCGAGCGGGACGAGACCCGGCTGCGCGCCATGGCGGCCGACTTCGACCTGGTCACGGCGCTGCACGACCATCCGCTCGTCTACGGGATCCCGGAGATGGGCGGGCACGCGGACTTCCTGCTGCGCGGTCCCGGCCCCGGCCGCGGGCGCCCGCGGACCGTCGCCGAGCTGGCGTGGCCCGACGCGTGGGGCGCCCCCGCCTCGGACGACGTGCGCACCGACCTGGAGCGGTGCGTGGCGGCCGTCGCGGCCGAGGGCTTCGACGTCGTGGTCGTCGACCAGACGATGCCGGAGCAGCGGGCCCTGGGGCTGCACACGGTGAGCGTGCTCGTCCCGGGTCTGCTCCCCATCGACTTCGGGTGGTCCCGGCAGCGGGCGCTCGGCATGCCGCGGATGCGGACCGGGCTGTTCGCCGCCGGTCTGCGCGAGCGCCCGCTGGAGCCCGGCGACCTCAATCCGGCACCCCACCCCTTCCCCTGA
- a CDS encoding lantibiotic dehydratase: MNTTEWHAGDRFMLRVAGLALSEVRALRADGTRGWAEEVLDAEAGLRQGVRRLEDVLHAAVGATDQAPDGPGAARRRALLRLRRQIHNDRLPARPDASTETAVEAVATVDECAAEQLAGWLHRRRLLDKLLAEGPSLLTADLARNRAVLRELVAGERLRSGLLLASPVLERQLDAYVRAEGAENGRTRKAERSLLSYVYRTACKTSPFSTLTAVATGRFTDAADAAAPDTQALGAVRVDDEWRSHVRLNVVVLARLAELILADPVRRRDLPLRLASGWGHEDDRIRYVRRSVTAGDDAAAVTFDAVRDRLFFLRRSGTLDRLLALFAERPELRHRELTDWLAAEHAAGPEECEAYVSALLQLGMVRVPLLDTEVHSHDPLRSFQRALTSLERPWADRLADLLEAPAAALADYPAAGYAERAGLLRALRGGLHRAQEELGAPDAGLPHTLLYEDVSAGRDLPCPPRDWTALRSVERILPAFDLTMAQRITFEGFFTARYGAGGRCEDILGLVHDFHEDFFDQYLSFTARRRPFDEHGEYVAEENWLGLPGIRALDAARRTFVARMRHAWAAYEAEHGPDGTAPLRLGEADLAAVADELASVTPLFAPRCHHLQLGLDPADGTPLTVLNRSYGGLSFPFSRFTHAYDGDGADLSDALRDTAERITPSGAVLAEVTGGPVTTNLNLHGRLTGHEIVCPGESGTLPPEHRLHLDDLYAEHVPATGRVVLRSRRLGREVIPVYLGYLVPLALPAIPRTLLLLSPSSMSPLDVWAGVPEGAARDSVTTRPRVVHGDVVLSRRSWTTTAGELPVQGVREAGHFLDWQRWRRRHGLPEQAFATVSAGPSAAGAKPQYVDFASPLSLGVFETLLRDPAHRVVFREVLPGPEGLHVHSGRGAHVAELAVETFTTTPREAAAPAGAADATDAPDTTDQADQADQAELEGGTRWPR; the protein is encoded by the coding sequence ATGAACACCACCGAGTGGCACGCGGGCGACCGCTTCATGCTGCGCGTCGCAGGCCTCGCCCTGTCCGAGGTCCGCGCCCTGCGCGCCGACGGCACCCGCGGCTGGGCCGAGGAGGTCCTCGACGCCGAGGCCGGCCTGCGCCAGGGCGTCCGGCGGCTGGAGGACGTACTCCACGCCGCCGTCGGCGCCACCGACCAGGCGCCGGACGGCCCCGGCGCGGCCCGCCGCCGCGCACTGCTGCGGCTGCGCCGCCAGATCCACAACGACCGGCTGCCGGCGCGGCCCGACGCCTCGACCGAGACCGCCGTGGAGGCCGTCGCCACCGTCGACGAATGCGCCGCCGAGCAGCTCGCCGGCTGGCTGCACCGGCGCCGCCTGCTGGACAAACTCCTGGCGGAGGGCCCCTCGCTGCTCACCGCCGACCTGGCGCGCAACCGGGCCGTGCTGCGCGAGCTGGTCGCCGGCGAGCGCCTGCGCAGCGGCCTCCTGCTCGCCTCGCCGGTACTCGAACGGCAGCTCGACGCCTACGTCCGCGCCGAGGGGGCGGAGAACGGGCGGACCCGCAAGGCGGAGAGGTCCCTCCTGTCGTACGTGTACCGCACGGCCTGCAAGACGAGCCCGTTCAGCACCCTCACCGCCGTGGCCACCGGACGCTTCACGGACGCCGCCGACGCCGCGGCCCCCGACACCCAAGCCCTGGGCGCGGTGCGGGTGGACGACGAGTGGCGCAGCCACGTACGGCTCAACGTCGTGGTCCTGGCCCGGCTCGCCGAGCTGATCCTGGCCGACCCCGTGCGCCGCCGGGACCTGCCCCTGCGCCTCGCCTCCGGCTGGGGCCACGAGGACGACCGGATCCGCTACGTACGGCGCTCGGTGACGGCGGGCGACGACGCGGCCGCGGTCACCTTCGACGCCGTCCGGGACCGGCTGTTCTTCCTGCGCCGCAGCGGCACCCTCGACCGGCTCCTCGCCCTGTTCGCCGAGCGCCCCGAGCTCCGCCACCGGGAACTGACCGACTGGCTCGCGGCCGAGCACGCCGCCGGCCCCGAGGAGTGCGAGGCGTACGTATCGGCCCTCCTCCAGCTCGGCATGGTCCGCGTGCCCCTGCTCGACACCGAGGTGCACAGCCACGACCCGCTGCGCTCCTTCCAACGGGCGCTGACCTCGCTGGAGCGCCCCTGGGCCGACCGGTTGGCAGACCTGCTCGAAGCGCCCGCCGCCGCCCTGGCCGACTACCCGGCCGCCGGGTACGCGGAGCGGGCCGGCCTGCTGCGCGCGCTGCGCGGCGGACTGCACCGCGCCCAGGAGGAGCTGGGCGCCCCGGACGCGGGCCTGCCGCACACTCTGCTGTACGAGGACGTCAGCGCCGGCCGCGACCTGCCCTGCCCGCCGCGCGACTGGACCGCGCTGCGGTCGGTCGAGCGGATCCTGCCCGCCTTCGACCTCACCATGGCCCAGCGCATCACCTTCGAGGGGTTCTTCACCGCTCGGTACGGGGCCGGGGGCCGCTGCGAGGACATCCTCGGGCTGGTGCACGACTTCCACGAGGACTTCTTCGACCAGTACCTGTCGTTCACCGCACGGCGCAGGCCCTTCGACGAGCACGGCGAGTACGTCGCGGAGGAGAACTGGCTGGGACTGCCGGGCATCCGCGCCCTGGACGCGGCCCGCCGCACGTTCGTCGCCCGGATGCGGCACGCGTGGGCGGCCTACGAGGCCGAGCACGGCCCCGACGGGACGGCCCCCTTGCGCCTCGGCGAAGCGGACCTGGCCGCGGTGGCGGACGAACTCGCCTCGGTCACCCCGCTGTTCGCGCCACGCTGCCACCACCTCCAGCTGGGCCTCGACCCCGCCGACGGCACCCCGCTGACCGTCCTGAACCGCTCGTACGGCGGGCTGTCCTTCCCCTTCAGCCGCTTCACCCACGCGTACGACGGGGACGGCGCGGACCTCTCCGACGCCCTGCGGGACACGGCGGAGCGGATCACCCCGTCCGGAGCGGTCCTCGCCGAGGTCACCGGCGGCCCCGTCACCACCAACCTCAACCTGCACGGCCGGCTGACCGGACACGAGATCGTCTGCCCCGGCGAGAGCGGCACCCTCCCGCCGGAGCACCGGCTGCACCTCGACGACCTGTACGCCGAGCACGTGCCGGCGACCGGTCGGGTGGTGCTGCGCTCGCGCCGGCTGGGCCGCGAGGTGATCCCCGTCTACCTCGGCTACCTGGTGCCGCTCGCGCTGCCCGCGATACCGCGCACGCTCCTGCTGCTGTCCCCGTCGTCGATGTCACCGCTCGACGTGTGGGCGGGCGTACCGGAAGGCGCCGCGCGCGACAGCGTGACCACCCGGCCCCGGGTGGTCCACGGCGACGTCGTGCTGAGCCGCCGCAGCTGGACCACCACCGCCGGCGAGCTGCCCGTACAGGGAGTGCGGGAAGCCGGGCACTTCCTCGACTGGCAGCGCTGGCGGCGCCGCCACGGCCTGCCCGAGCAGGCCTTCGCGACCGTGTCGGCCGGCCCCTCGGCCGCCGGGGCCAAGCCGCAGTACGTGGACTTCGCGAGCCCCCTCTCACTCGGAGTCTTCGAGACGCTGCTGCGCGACCCGGCCCACCGGGTCGTCTTCCGCGAGGTGCTCCCCGGCCCCGAAGGGCTGCACGTGCACTCGGGGCGCGGCGCGCACGTCGCCGAACTCGCCGTGGAGACCTTCACCACGACGCCCCGGGAGGCGGCGGCCCCAGCGGGCGCGGCAGACGCAACAGACGCACCGGACACGACAGACCAGGCAGACCAGGCAGACCAGGCAGAGCTGGAAGGCGGCACGCGATGGCCGAGATGA